The following is a genomic window from Thermoplasmata archaeon.
AGAAGAAAGCCCCCTTGGTCGCTCCCGAGTCGACCGTGATCCTGCCGGTGCTGCAGAAGGAGCACGAGGGCTCCTGCGGCGAGGGCTGCGGCTGCGCGAACGGCGGCGAGGAAGGCGGCTGCTGCGGCGGCTGAGCCGACGCCGGCGACCTGTTCCGACGTTTGAGAATCATCGCGGATAATCGTCTCGTCCCGCTTATATACCGTCGAACGCCTCAATTCCTCCGCACAGAGGAGGAAGCGAATACGGACCCCTTGGAAGCGTCGAGACTCGTGACTGACGAGTACTCGGCGAAGATCCTCGTGGCGACCTTCAAGAAATCGAGGTCGGCCATCGATCTCAGCCGCGAATACGGCATCCCAATCGCCGCGTGCTACCGTCGCATCCACGCCCTCGAGCGCGCGGGCCTCATCCGGTGCACGGAGCGGGCGCTGACGCAGAAGGGCAAGCGCATCTCCCTCTACATGTCCCAGCTCAAGAACGCGTACATCTTCTTCGAGAACGGCCGCCTGCGGGTACGATTCCAGCTCGCGACCGGAATCACGAAGGACTTCGGCGGCGACTGGAACGCCGTGGACGTCGTCGAGCCGATCTTGCCAACCCGATAACCCCTCCTCCACAACCCACAGGCAGGACCGAGAACCCCTCGTCCTGCCTCTTTTATTCCGCGATGGGGAGCGGTGAGTTCGGGCGGACGATATGACGTTCGCCGACGCGTTGACAAACACCGCCAAGCGCCCATCTGTCTGACGCACGATCGTGGGTCTCAGAACTGAGACCGTTGACAAATTTCTCTTATATGACGGGCCGAAATTGCCTCAGTCGCGATGGACCGGGAGCGCATGAAGTACCTGTTCAAAGAGGTGCTCGGCGTCGACGTCGACGAGGTCGTGAGGAAGGTCGTCGCGACGATCGCCATCGAGCGAGCGAAACAAGCGCAGAAGAACACACAGGACTGGAAGCGGTACATGGAAGCGGAAGGGGGAATCGTCATCCTCCCCTCGAACGTCACCCAGTTGGGGCGGAAGGATCCGAGGAAGTGAGTCGCGCCGCACGCCGATCGGCGGCTCTCGACCCGCCGACCTCGCGCGGTCGGATATCCTTTAAATTGGCCCCATGAATATGGGGCTCGATGTCGGGATTCCAAGGGAGGGACATCGTGTCCATCCGCGACCTCTCGCGGGCGGACATCCAGCTCGTCTTGCGCACCGCCCGGAAGATGGTGCCAATCGCCACCGGGGAGAAACGGTCGCGGTCCCTCGACGGCAAGATCCTATCGACGTTGTTCTATGAGCCGTCGACCCGCACGCGGCTCTCGTTCGAGAGTGCGATGGCCCGCCTCGGCGGCCGGGTCGTCGGGTTCAGCAGCGCCGAGGGCACGTCCGTCCAGAAGGGCGAGACCCTCGCGGATACGGTCCGGATGGTCGAGGCGTACAGCGACGCGATTGTCCTCCGGCACCCCCAGGAGGGCGCGGCTCGTCTCGCGGCCGAGTTCACGGACAAGCCGGTGATCAACGCCGGCGACGGCGCCGGCCAGCATCCGACCCAGACGCTCCTGGACCTCTACACGATTTGGGATGAGAAAGGGGCGTTCGAGGGCCTTCGGGTCGCGCTCGTGGGCGACCTGAGGTACGGCCGCACGGTGCACTCGCTCACGTCCGCCCTCGCGGAACTCGGCGCGCAGCTGATCTTCGTGAGCCCGCCGACGCTCGAGATGCCTCGGGAGATCCTCGAGCACATGAAAGCGGAGAGCTTGTCCTTTCGCGTTGCGCACCGACTCGAGGACGTGATTCGTGAGGCCGACGTCCTGTACGTCACGCGGATCCAGAAGGAGCGGTTCCCCGATCCACAGGAGTACGAGGAGGTCGCGGGCTCGTACCGCATCGACGCGGCCTTGTTGCGGGACGCGAAGCGGGAGCTCATCATCATGCATCCACTCCCGCGGACGACGGAGATCGCCCCGGAGGTCGATCGGACGAAACACGCGGTGTACTTCAAGCAGGCCTTCAACGGCGTGCCCGTGCGCATGGCCCTCCTCGACCTCATCCTCGGAGGCGGCGAGTGAGGGAGCTTCGCGTCACCCCGATCAAGAACGGGACCGTGATCGATCACATTCCCGCCGGCATGGCCCTGAAGGTCCTGAAGATCCTCGGCATCGGCGACGCCGTCACGTCGACCGTGACGGTGGCGATGCACGTGCCGAGTCAGGCAATGGGGTGGAAGGACATCGTGAAGGTCGAGGACCGCGAGCTCGGACCCCGGGAGATCGACAAGATCGCCCTCATCGCGCCCTCCGCGACGGTGAACGTGATCCGCAACTACAACGTGGCCGAGAAGCGGCCCGTGACGCCCCCTGACCGCGCGGTCGGCATCCTGCGGTGCGCGAACCCGAACTGCATTTCGAACGGCCGGGAGCCCGTGGAGTCGGAGTTCGTCGTTCGGTCCAAGAGCCCGCTCCGCGTCGTGTGCAAGTATTGCGACCGGGAGCTCGAGGACATCGTCGCGCACATCCTCTGATGGTGTGCTACCTCAGGTCGCCCACGGCTCTCTCCCGACGATCGATTCGGTGGCGGACCATATCAGATCGAAGACGAACGTGTGACCGGTGGGCAACGGCACGCCGTTGCCCACGATGGCGAAAACATCGCCGCGGTTCACCGTCCCATCTCCGTCGACGTCCGTCCAGGTGACCCGCAGGGTCGTCGAGCCGATCGCGATCGGTGTCGCATCCCCGCTCGCCCCCAACGGACGGCTCGTCCCTGTGACTGAGTCGATCTGCAGGTTGAAGGCGTATAGGGACGGCGGCCGTTGTTCGCTTGCCGCTCCGACGGCAAAGCTCACGTTCCCGTTCGATGTCTGGAGATTCGCGAAGCGATGGCCGGCCTGGGCGGAGTCCCGAGAAAGGTCCCGAACAGCGACACGACCGCGAAGATGATGAGCGCGACGAGCGCGATCGCCACGATGATGAGGACCAGGATCGTCCGGACCAGGGCCTTCTGCCCATGCGGCGGCGGAACCGGGTATCCGGGCGGGCCATACGGACCGTGTGGCGGCCCCGGACTCGGGGGCGGAAACGGAGGTTGCGCCACCTCTCGGCAATGTGCCTCGGACGTCAAATAGACGTCCCCTCTGGCGGAAATCTTGGCGGACCGAAGATTTTAAGTGCGCCGCTTCGGATACACGCCGCCAGAAGGGATGGTGAGTCTCTGCTCGAAGAGATCTCCGAAATTATTGGGCTCCAGGTCTACACGCACAACGGCGTGTTCCTCGGGAACGTGAACAACCTCGTCGTCGACGTGGACAATGGCGCGGTCGACGGAATCTTCATCGGCGAGACGAACCCGCTCCTCGTCGAGGGGAGCCGGGCGGTGAGCGTGCCGTTCCGGTGGGTCCAGAGCGTGGGGGACATCGTCGTCCTGCGGTATTTCCCGAAACGCGTCTCGCTCCGAAAGGGCGCCGCCCCGGCGATCCCTGCCCCGGCCAAGTAGAGACCGCACGCCGATATTCTTATTCGGCCGGGCTCATTAGCTGACGGCGTGGCTCGCCCGAAGCCGTCGATCCTCGTCTCTCCGGACGCGCGGTTCGAGGTGCTCGAGATCCGGCGTCTTCGCGGTCACGAACAGATTCGACGCGCGCTCCTCAAAGAGCTCACGGAGCGGATTCAGCGGGACGGCTACATCAAGAGGCCGATTCTCGTAGCGGACCGCCACTTCGTGATCTTGGACGGCCACCATCGCGTCGAGGCGTTGCGCGCGCTCGGTTGCAACCGCATCCCCGCGTACGTCGTCGACTATTTCTCGGCGATCGTGAACCTAGGCACGTGGCCCGATGCGGTCGTGGCCACGGTCACGAAGGACGAGGTGATCCGCCGTGGGCTGAGAGACGATCGCTTCCCCCCGAAGACGACGCGTCACACGGTGCGGGTCGAACTCGAGGACCGACCGACGGACCTCGAGGATCTGGTGTGATCACGGTCCGGCCGGGGGCGGCGGGTTCCCCGGAGGAGGAGCGGGGCGTCGGAGCCGGCGTCGCACCAAGAACACGACGACGATGGACGCCGCCGCCGCGACGACGACCACAATCGCCCAGTCCGAGGTCGTGAGGCCGAAGAATCGCGGGGGTTCGAGCGCCTGGTACCGATACGACATGAGTTCGCTCGTCGCGATGGGCTCCGTCCCGGTCCCGTTATACGCCTCGGTCCGCACGTCGTTCCCCGCGGCGGGAGCGAAGAACCGGAGGCGGGACGTGCCGTCCGGGAAGTCCTCGCGGATCCGGAACGCGTCGAAATGCCCCGCGGGGGTGTCCACGGTCGCTGGGGCCTCGAGGGTGTACGTGACGTTCGTCCACGCAAGTCCCGCGGAGTCGATCGGCGGCGTCGGGAATCCTATCGAGATGCCAAAGTGCTCCGAGAAATTCAGTTCGCTCCGGACGACGGCCGTCGCGCCGACCGAGAGCGGGAAGAGCCACGTATCCTCCACGAGGCGGAAGACGCTCGTGTTCTGGACCCGGAGGTGGAACGGGAGCAGGTAAGGGGCTACGTAGACCGTCCCGTTCGCCTCGAGATCGAGGGTGCTGTTGACCGTCTTCATCCCCCGGCTCTCGATCGTTTCCTCCGCCGTCAGGACCCATGTGCCGGAGGCGGGTGCGCTGATGAAGCTAGTCGTGAGACGTCCCGAGGCGGTGCCCGAGCCGTTCACCTCAACCCGGTACGCGTCGTACGGTGTGCCTTCGACCACGAACGTACCATGGTCCGTCACCCTCTCGGTTACTTGCCCATCGAGGAAGAAGTTGGCCGCAAGCGTGGTGTTCGTGCGGTAGGTCCACGTATCGCCGGGCGTGAGGACGGGCGCGTCGACGCTCGCATTCGGTGCGGCGACCGGAGAGAGCGACAGGACGAAGAGGAGCAGGCCCGCGATCGCGGCGAGAGCGCGCACGCTCGTCCATTCGGCTGGACTCGATTAAGGTTATTGGTTCAGCGCCCGGATTCGAGGGTCCGGCCCTTCGAGCCCGGGCGGATTCGGAGGCGCCCGCCGAACTCACGGTGGAGGGCCGCTCCTCCGAGGAGGCGATCCAGGAAGACGGCCAGCGCGGCGACCTCGGAGTGCGGCTGGTTGCCCACCGCCACGTTCGCGTCGACGAGGCGGTACACGTCCCCGGGGACTTTCTCCGCGCCGACGACGACGAGGACATCGTCGGTCGAGATTCGTGGCAGGCTCTCGTACAATTCCATCCCGTACATCGTGAGCTGGACCGTCGTCCCCGCCCAATCCCGTAGGACCCGGCGCCACGGGACGCCCGTCTCGACGCGGAACGAGCCGCCGAATCGCCGCACGACGTCCCGGACCGTCCGCTCCAGCCTCGGGTCTTTCGTCGACACCAGGACCGCGTCCGCCCCAAACGCGCGGGCGGTCAGCGCGACGTGGGTCGTCACGCGCCTGTCTCGGCCGGGCCGGTGGCCCAAGCGGAGGACCGTGATCACGTCATTCCTCGAATCGGATGATCCGGTGGCCTCGGAAGTCGAGGCGAGGCGAGCGCTTCACCAACGCCTTGAGTTTCGTCTGCGTCACCTGGAGTTTGTCGGCCACGTCCCCGGAGAACTTGCCCTCGGGGCCGACCATCTCGAAGATCTGGGCCTCGATCGCCTCGTACGCCGGTTCGGGCATCATCGCCGCGTGCAAGACGTCGGAGATTTCCTGGATCGGGGCGGTCGCGTTGATGTGGAACGACGAGTAAAACGCGTGGTAGGCCTTCTCGGGCGACGCGGTCGACCCGGTCTGCCATTTCGTCTCGACGAGCTTCATCTTCTCGAAGAATCGGAGGGCATCCGCACCCGGGGCGCCGAACTTCTCCTCAATCTCGCGCGCGCTCTTCCAGCCCGCGGAAACCTCCTTGAACACTTCGCTCTTGACGTCGCTGTCGACCGCGCGAAGGATCGGCACGAGCTCCGCGACCTCGCTCACAACCTTGATGCGATTCAACCGAACCGACGCGCGATAACCCGGTGTGGCGTTATAAGTTTTAAACCCCTGAGGCCACTGGACGGTACCGTTAAATGGGGGACACTGTTGCCCCCGGTCCCCCCCCGGCGCCCGCGACCCGCACGCCGTACGCGATCCTCGGCGACGTCACGCCCGGACCGCCGAAGACCAAGCGGTGCCGGGGTTGCCCCGCCTCGATACCGACCGATTCGCCAAGTGGCCTCTTTGCTCTCTGCAGGAGCATGGTGCGCGAGGGCGGCGGCACCGGGCTCGGGTTCTGACCGAGCCTACTCCTTCGTCTCCGTCGTGATCGTATACGTGTACCCCCATCGCCAGCCAGCTCCGCCCGGCCCCCCGACGCAGCCGTGCGCGAGCTTGTCCTTCTCCCACGCGCGGGCCTCCTTCTCCGTCGTGAACACCCGTTGTTGCCAGTCGCGCGGCATCCCGTGCTCCCGGGCCCTCTGCTGCGGATCGTCCGTGAGTCCGGCGTACGTCCTTCCAAGATTCGGCCTCGCCAATCAGGCACCCTCCGAGCCAAGCCCCATCGGCTCGGGGCACCTTAGAACTTCTCCAGGCCACGACAATATCGGCGATCCGTCGCCTCTGATTTCGTCCACTCAAGGCTTCAGGGCTTTACGGACTGCGGCGGCTTGCCTCAGAAGGGCGTCGTGTTTCTCATCCAGGACACGTACCACTTCGAGACCTTGCTTCACCAAGGAGTGGGTGGTGCAGACGTCGTACATGCCCTCGAGCGTCTTCGGATCGTTCGCTTGAAGAAAGGCTACGGCCTTGTCGACATAGAAGAGATGAGCGGCCGGGGAATCGACGACCTCTTGCCATGCGGTAGGGCGGTCGTCCAGATGACGAAGAAGGTGCGGATAACTTTCGCGGAGAAGGGTTTCAGTGAGCACCGCGTAGTTGCTTGGCAAACCCACCTTATCGCCGGCGATTTGGCTCTGAGAGACATACCTCGGTCCGATTCGCTCGTTGAACGCCTGAAGCAATCCCGCCTCGCGGACATCCACGATGTGCTGGGTCAGCTTGCGTAGCGCCTCCTGGAACTCGACTGTCGAAGTTCGGAACGCTTCGCAGACGGCTTTCTTCCTTCCTCTCAGCCTATCCCAATCCGACGGAGGAATAGAGGACCAAGGTCCGTACGCCAATACCTGTTCAGGCTCGTGCGATCCGAGACCAACCGCATAGTCGTAGACCGGATTGAGCACCTTTTTCCTGAGTTCGCGTCGATGAGGCGAGCGCAGCGCGAGCACCGCGGCTGCGGCGCTGACCAGCCCTCCGGCTCCGACGAGGTAGGGCCAAATCGAAACGAGGAAAGAAGCAAGGTCGTCGGCCATTCCAGCGGTCCGAGAAGCTCGGGGGGCTTCAAGTTAGCTTGCGCTGAGTATCTGGACGCGGTGGCACGGAGGCGGTCCGAAGACCAGCAGGCCGCGATCCTTCAGGTACCTGGGAAACGCCGGAACGGCTCGTTCGCAGACAACGCAAACGTAAACGCCGGAGTAGTCCCCCATAGGACGAAGGTACATTCGGTCGGATAGAAAAAGACGCCGCCCCGTGGGGAGCGGCGTTGTGGAGGGATGTCGGAGGGGACGTAGATAGCGGCGGCGTCGAGACGTCCGCGCAAGGCGGGGTAGCTTAATGGTCGGCACGATAATTCGAGTCTTCATGTTGCGAGCGGACGACACCGGTGTGTTTCTCCCGTCGCGCGCGATCTTCTTCTTGGTGCTGCTGGTTCTGGTTATTTACGCGGCTTTTCAATGGCAGACGGGCTGCGCTGGAACTTCGCTCATCCTCTTTGGCATTGTTGCGCTCCTACTCGGGTTTCAAGGTGGCAGAGTTCTCGGTGTCAGGCTGGTTGCCAGTTCCGCAATCCTCGGTACACTGATTCTGGCCGCAGGGGGATATGTCTTCTTGTTCGTGACCCACTGCTAAGGAGGCAAGATAACGGTCTCGCCGACGGACACGGACGCGCTGACCATAGCCTCGGCGTTTCTCGTCGCATCGCTGTCAATAATGATCGTGATATACACGTTTCAATGGAACTACTTTAACGCTAAAGGGAAAGGTGGGTCCCGAACACTCGCCATTCACCTCAAGGATCAGGCGAAGGACGAGACGTCCGGCGCGTTTTCGCTCGAGATTCTGTACATCTTCGTGGCCATGAGCGGTCTCTTTGTGAATGTCGCCGCACTCTACGGCGCCGCGTCTGCAGGGGGTGCGTTGCAAGTTAGCTTACTTGTGGGCGGCTTGTTTTTCGTTCTGGTTTATCGGGAGGTCCTTACATCCATGCGTCACATTGCGAATCGTCAGTATGCGAAACCGCTCTGGCGCCCGCTTCGTTTACGACCTGCCACAAAATGGTGGAAGCTGACGCGGAGGTGGGAGCTCTGGCTCTTGGGGCGTCGCATAAAACAACTATCGGAGGACAGCGGTTCCCCGCTTCTGAGCGTTCCGGCGGTTGTCCGCTTAGTCCGAAAGAAACTCGCCGGGGTCCAATCATACTTTGAGAAGGGAAAAGTCCGCATCATTAACCTGGCGAAGCGCGTTTTGCGATACCTGACGAGACCATGAGAACAATCCGGTGGCAGGGCCCCGCGGCGTTCCGGCCTTGCGGCGCTTGCGGGGACGCCCTCGTCCAGCATACGGCCGACCGACTCGGCTCAAATACTGCGCGAGGTGCGGGATGACGGAGTGCGCCTCCCGAGGACGAGTGGTTTTCGGGTCGCCGAACCACCGCGCGACAAGCTGGTGAGCACGTCGACGGCGGGCTCGGCGGCTATCCCCCCACTCACTTCTTCTTCGAGACCCAGACGCCGACGGCCTTCTTCCCCTTGCGCATCTCCTCCACGGTGAGGTCCCGACGAGTCAGCTATTAGAGCTAACGATACTGGAATCGTTATAAGTAGTATTTCGATCGCTGAAAGAATTTAGGTGCCACCACGAAATCAGCGGAACGACCACCGCTTCGTCTCGATGTTTGCGCACGGTGTCTCCCGCGGATCCGAGTCGAGGCGCCCTCGGAACGTTTATGCGAAAGCGGGCGTTCGTGAGACGACGCCATGAAGGTGAAAGACCTGCGGCCGGAGAGCAAGGTCGACACGATCGACCTCGTGATTCGGGAGAAAGGGGCCGCACGGGAGTTCGCGAGCCGGACCGGGTCGACGGGCCGAGTGTGCGACGCGAAAGCCGTGGACGATGAAGGGACGGAGGTGTCGGTGAGCCTCTGGAACGAGGACATCGAACGCGTGCAGGCGAACGACCGGATTCGCATCACGAACGGGTGGGTGCGGGAGTGGCGCGGGAACATGCAGGTCAGCGCCGGCCGCTACGGGAAGCTCGAGGTCTTACAGTGAGGCAGCCGTTGGCACGACGGCGTATGCGAGGGCGAGCACCGCCATCGGCACGACCTGCATGAGCAGGTCATCGTCCACCTGAGGGATTTTCGGACCCTCCATGAGCGTCGCAGCCGCGGTGGCGAGCGCCGCGAAGAGGAACCGAGCGGACCAGGAAGGAACGCCGCCCAGGGCGGCCTCCGCGGCGAGGAACAGCGCGAAGTACGCGGCGACCACGAGCCCGCGGGGCCATTTCCTCTTGCGCGAGAATGCGGCCAGTGGATCGATCCACGCCATCCCGAGGAACACCGGGACCACGATGTTCGGCTCTCGGACGACGAACAAGCCGAAGGCGAGCCCGAGCGCGCCCTGTGCGTACGCCGAGACGCGCTGTCCCTCGTACGGCCGAAGCCCGAGCAACGGGATGCCGAGCGCCATCCGCGCGATCTCGATGCACGCCGCGGTCCCGAGGAAGAGCAGGGTGATCGCCGTCCGCGAGATGCCGCCGGGCAGCGTCTCCGGGATCAGGTAGAAGGCGAGGAAGACCGGCGAGACGATGTGCACCGCCCGGCGAACGGCGGAGCTTCCGTCCATGGTCCCGACCGCGCGGCATTCACCCGCCGAACTCCACGCCGCGCCGCCTCAATGCCGTCGGCCATCATATACGTTGTCGCGTCGAACGGTTCTTTAAGGGCTGGCGCTTCCACCCGATGATGCGGCTCGTGCTCTTCGTATGCGTCGAGAACACGTTCCGCAGCGTCCTCTCCGAGGCGATGTTCAACCATGTGGCGCCCCGCGGCTGGCGCGCGGAGAGCGCCGGCGTACAGGCGGCCGCGGCGATCAACCCTATCGTGGTCGAATTGCTGCAGGAGATCGGAATCCGTCTCGGCCCGAAGACGCCTCGGCTCGTGACGCCCGATCTGGTGGAGCGCGCAGCGCGGGTCGTCACGTTCGGCTGCCTCGACCGCTGTCCGATCGGCGCCAAGGACAAGGCCGAAGACTGGCCCGTCCCGGGAGCGACCGGCAAGTCGGTCCGCGAGCTCCGTGCGATTCGCGCCGATCTGCGGCATCGCGTGGAGGACCTGGCGAAGCGCTTGCCGGCTGCCTGAGCGCGGGACGCCCCTCGAGAGGCAAAGATTGAAAAGAGGCCCGATGGTCCGGGCCTCGTTGCGACCGCTCCTGCTCACTCATTGCGGCGCGGGCTCCGATGCGTCGGTGCAAGACGCCGCGGACGCGGCGGGCGCCCGGGGCATCGCCCTCCTCAAACGGAGCCGCAAGGCGCTCGACGCGGTCGTCGAGGCGATTGTTATCCTCGAGGACGATCCGCGGTTGAACGCGGGGACCGGGTCCCGCATGCGGGTGGACGGCCGGATCCAGATGGACGCCGCGTTGATGGACGGGGACCTCGAGGCAGGCGCCGTGGCGGCGATCGAGGCCGTCAAGAATCCCATCCGGGTGGCGCGGGACGTGCTCAAGACCCCGCACGTGCTCCTCGCGGGCCCGGACGCCGTCGCCTTCGCCCGGTCGAAAGGGCACGATCCGCACGACCCCGCGACCCCGGAGTCGCGTCGCCGACTCGAGGAGAGCCTCGCGGCGATTCGAGACGGCCGATTGCCACGATACGCGCGGAAATGGAGAGGGATCGAACTCCGCGGCACCGTCGGCGCGGTGGCCCGGGACCGCCGTGGTCGTTTCGCCACCGGCTGTTCGACGGGCGGGACGGCGTTCATGCTCCCCGGCCGCGTCGGCGACTCGCCGATCGTCGGCGCGGGGCTGTACGCGGGTCCGAAGGGAGCCGTGTCCGTCACCGGGATCGGCGAGGAGATCATCAAGCGCGTCCTCTCGAAGTTCGTGTACGACCGCATCGCGGACGGGATGACGCCGCAGCACGCCGCAGACCGAGGGCTCGCCCTCTTCCCGGACGATGTCCCGATCGGCATCATCGCCCTCGGCCGTCGAGGATGGGGCGAAGCGTGCAATCGGCCGATGGCGTGGTTCGTCTCGGAGCCGCGCCGAACGCTTTAAGAACGGCCACGTTATCACGGACCATGCTACAGTGTGTAACGGAGGTTTTCGGTGACGCGGAGGAGCGCGCTCACGAGCAAGATCGAGGCCGAGGTCAAGCTCCTGCAGCGGCACGTCGCGATGCTCAAAGCGATCATGGAGAACCAGCCGATCGGTATCATCCGCCTCGCGGAACTCTTGGACTTCCCGCAACACAAGGTGCGATACTCCCTTCGGATCCTCGAGCAGGAAGGGTTGATCAAGCCTTCGCCGGAAGGCGCGGTGACGACCGATCGCCTCGAGGAGTTCCTCGACTACCTGAAGGGCGTCCTGGATTCGATGTCGACGACGGTCCAGGAACTTCGCAAGACACTCGGCTAGATCGCGTGAACGTGGCCCCGGAAAATACTTGAAGTCGCTCCGGTCTGGCGTCGGTGAGCCGTCGTAGCTCAGTCTGGTAGAGCCCCCGACTGTTAATCGGGTGGTCTCCGGTTCGAATCCGGACGACGGCGCTCCACCCTGTTGAGTTGGTCGACTAGACCCTGGCGAGCATGCCCATCATTGTGACACGCGGTTGCTCCTCGGCGGGTTCGAGCGCTGTGACCATCCATCAGCAAGGAGGACTTGGGCAGGCTTCGAGCGTCTGCGTGATGCGCCAAACACGAACCGTGACGTTCGGACACTGCGTCACCTGAATGTTCTGGTCCATGCCGGGTCCCCACGTCACCGCGACGTGTTTCGTACCGTTTGCGGCGAGGCTCTGGTCTGTGTCTCCGGTCCAGTCACCGACGTAGGCAACCTCCGCGAGCACCGGAGTCCAGTATGTGCTCGTAAGATTGAACTG
Proteins encoded in this region:
- a CDS encoding ArsR family transcriptional regulator: MTDEYSAKILVATFKKSRSAIDLSREYGIPIAACYRRIHALERAGLIRCTERALTQKGKRISLYMSQLKNAYIFFENGRLRVRFQLATGITKDFGGDWNAVDVVEPILPTR
- the pyrB gene encoding aspartate carbamoyltransferase, encoding MSGFQGRDIVSIRDLSRADIQLVLRTARKMVPIATGEKRSRSLDGKILSTLFYEPSTRTRLSFESAMARLGGRVVGFSSAEGTSVQKGETLADTVRMVEAYSDAIVLRHPQEGAARLAAEFTDKPVINAGDGAGQHPTQTLLDLYTIWDEKGAFEGLRVALVGDLRYGRTVHSLTSALAELGAQLIFVSPPTLEMPREILEHMKAESLSFRVAHRLEDVIREADVLYVTRIQKERFPDPQEYEEVAGSYRIDAALLRDAKRELIIMHPLPRTTEIAPEVDRTKHAVYFKQAFNGVPVRMALLDLILGGGE
- the pyrI gene encoding aspartate carbamoyltransferase regulatory subunit — its product is MRELRVTPIKNGTVIDHIPAGMALKVLKILGIGDAVTSTVTVAMHVPSQAMGWKDIVKVEDRELGPREIDKIALIAPSATVNVIRNYNVAEKRPVTPPDRAVGILRCANPNCISNGREPVESEFVVRSKSPLRVVCKYCDRELEDIVAHIL
- a CDS encoding PRC-barrel domain-containing protein, producing the protein MCLGRQIDVPSGGNLGGPKILSAPLRIHAARRDGESLLEEISEIIGLQVYTHNGVFLGNVNNLVVDVDNGAVDGIFIGETNPLLVEGSRAVSVPFRWVQSVGDIVVLRYFPKRVSLRKGAAPAIPAPAK
- a CDS encoding ParB N-terminal domain-containing protein — its product is MARPKPSILVSPDARFEVLEIRRLRGHEQIRRALLKELTERIQRDGYIKRPILVADRHFVILDGHHRVEALRALGCNRIPAYVVDYFSAIVNLGTWPDAVVATVTKDEVIRRGLRDDRFPPKTTRHTVRVELEDRPTDLEDLV
- a CDS encoding tRNA (cytidine(56)-2'-O)-methyltransferase (catalyzes the S-adenosyl-methionine-dependent 2'-O-ribose methylation of C56 in tRNA transcripts), encoding MITVLRLGHRPGRDRRVTTHVALTARAFGADAVLVSTKDPRLERTVRDVVRRFGGSFRVETGVPWRRVLRDWAGTTVQLTMYGMELYESLPRISTDDVLVVVGAEKVPGDVYRLVDANVAVGNQPHSEVAALAVFLDRLLGGAALHREFGGRLRIRPGSKGRTLESGR
- a CDS encoding ArsR family transcriptional regulator codes for the protein MNRIKVVSEVAELVPILRAVDSDVKSEVFKEVSAGWKSAREIEEKFGAPGADALRFFEKMKLVETKWQTGSTASPEKAYHAFYSSFHINATAPIQEISDVLHAAMMPEPAYEAIEAQIFEMVGPEGKFSGDVADKLQVTQTKLKALVKRSPRLDFRGHRIIRFEE
- a CDS encoding low molecular weight phosphatase family protein yields the protein MMRLVLFVCVENTFRSVLSEAMFNHVAPRGWRAESAGVQAAAAINPIVVELLQEIGIRLGPKTPRLVTPDLVERAARVVTFGCLDRCPIGAKDKAEDWPVPGATGKSVRELRAIRADLRHRVEDLAKRLPAA
- a CDS encoding isoaspartyl peptidase/L-asparaginase encodes the protein MRPLLLTHCGAGSDASVQDAADAAGARGIALLKRSRKALDAVVEAIVILEDDPRLNAGTGSRMRVDGRIQMDAALMDGDLEAGAVAAIEAVKNPIRVARDVLKTPHVLLAGPDAVAFARSKGHDPHDPATPESRRRLEESLAAIRDGRLPRYARKWRGIELRGTVGAVARDRRGRFATGCSTGGTAFMLPGRVGDSPIVGAGLYAGPKGAVSVTGIGEEIIKRVLSKFVYDRIADGMTPQHAADRGLALFPDDVPIGIIALGRRGWGEACNRPMAWFVSEPRRTL